A single genomic interval of Osmia lignaria lignaria isolate PbOS001 chromosome 9, iyOsmLign1, whole genome shotgun sequence harbors:
- the LOC117601706 gene encoding inositol polyphosphate-4-phosphatase type I A isoform X2, with the protein MRFNKQELLTLATQPSQKFEKEGILYVRERQEGFFRRSEISLERWCRLRGNLLFYFKSREQWSEPLGVIILEQCFVRVEEPSNQMPYGFSIVFDGGLFQMLGANSAEERDSWLQALQLASYECMRSQLLALQQRIEAFSGHKHDTDIQMLRLQRGISTDPAEIPMCEISLACDNLLCDGHGRPPNPVLEIDVQVKGSKTWIKYARTEVVERSSNPGFLTTVSFRGNDGLTSETKARITAFDVRERVSQTATPIGSAIVTLNAIQDTPRLRIPLKSAKTTTVGFLTINVWNLEAEDRGNSTESTPSKEPASGTNQQLLSHRRSQSLPPRLGTKIKLPHQGQLKLLFANPYIQTYRFHSGLGGDICVHEIMAESKLSFQFPQHLLAIWIQEEKELLQEVAGMGELREPWHSKQVELLDRHLHLLHLYSQAKENLAAFKGSYFKRSSRKNDRTLEFAPLNLHLQRIWVHNDTLNKCGFYDFITVGAFTAHSHKSKNGGLIRLLQALKESPTRGNQFYQGTSKITMAHDAIQAIKQLRRDVVEAMRALMKLAKAKQTSGMLPICEDMITKTRILLSLWDPGLVEEALTFLEEYKVAKVHDDDGNEDPLNLDFKTNHSLSPFKRITQQLNFDLKSPDLDDFVTPDTPECVQDLWVKRSENRNGYATLPSKSSDGLNADRSNSNNLDLVEKHSKNTIHEETNQSVVDDAENNYTENQKEKEKEEKNRDDGNEEENSIDNDTAVIRLDNDDDNNDDDDDDDDNNDDNDDNNDDINEDKNENNGEREETKGDIDPCKRFLDTQKMCNSPSANYYKPTDEPEPWDLTQLNIEASVMCLVSKVKFLCGRCSSPAVRLRNKNSVGRAQSMKKSVATNRNKSVKVVTIQPKNEAKNEESSKLLENVDNRSNLRQYPSPVSEMTMPAFSKAKEVCQAVDSMTRVIKSNSTGQRNKFTEGLDFASIVDWTSELRPSMKKLRQAMDGLLKTARLTHSVFRVQEDSKMAQRTCNVRYRRDVCFSQALTSLVTGIMAKLWCQRPDPMFLLILTTLGPLVSFEGLLSYYGDEIDMWGDMTVAIEDTHTVTFTLIRCGIEQRLEGNCSVPFQQPMPRVVGSRVALTVLLPVPDAIYSLLPLVPSSRQTISFNVTPVFFNVGINEMASLAESLGTTKPQEKSNMDNFERLNEYYLRFKKLNLPTETASTRLGARSPLGQTLPELLTDLKASVQAKVNKNVKILQLSSQICRRMRGLRFTSCKSAKDRTAMSVTLEQVNILSSEYHLAEHEYTRALDCMRSEGCRRENTWKNIGIRKYAFNSLQILTFPKLYRPPTGTYGSAQT; encoded by the exons ATGCGATTCAACAAGCAAGAATTGTTGACTCTGGCTACGCAACCTTCGCAAAAATTTGAGAAAGAGGGTATATTGTACGTACGCGAGCGACAAGAAGGCTTCTTTCGCAGATCTGAGA TAAGTTTGGAGAGATGGTGCAGATTACGAGGCAATCTcttgttttatttcaaatcGCGAGAACAGTGGTCGGAACCGTTGGGAGTAATAATATTGGAACAATGTTTCGTTCGAGTAGAAGAACCGAGCAATCAGATGCCATATGGATTCAGCATAG TGTTCGACGGAGGTTTGTTTCAAATGTTGGGCGCCAACTCGGCCGAAGAGAGAGACAGTTGGTTGCAGGCTCTTCAGTTGGCCAGCTACGAATGCATGAGAAGTCAATTGTTGGCGTTGCAGCAACGAATAGAAGCGTTTAGCGGTCACAAGCACGATACGGATATTCAAATGTTGCGACTACAACGTGGCATATCAACAG ATCCCGCCGAAATACCAATGTGCGAGATATCATTGGCCTGCGACAATCTACTTTGCGATGGTCACGGTCGACCACCTAATCCGGTTCTCGAGATAGACGTTCAAGTAAAAGGTTCGAAGACGTGGATCAAGTACGCGCGAACAGAAGTAGTCGAG CGAAGCAGCAATCCCGGTTTCTTAACGACCGTCAGCTTCAGAGGTAACGACGGTTTAACCAGCGAAACGAAAGCAAGGATAACCGCGTTCGATGTCAGGGAACGAGTGAGCCAAACCGCAACCCCGATAGGAAGCGCTATCGTCACTCTGAACGCGATCCAAGACACGCCCAG ATTGAGGATACCTTTAAAGTCCGCGAAAACCACCACCGTTGGTTTCTTAACGATCAACGTATGGAATTTAGAGGCGGAGGACAGAGGAAACAGTACGGAGAGTACACCGTCGAAGGAACCTGCGTCTGGAACGAATCAACAG CTACTTTCGCACAGACGGTCCCAATCGTTGCCACCTAGACTGGGAACAAAAATCAAGTTGCCCCATCAGGGCCAACTGAAACTTCTTTTTGCCAATCCATATATACAAACTTACAG ATTTCACTCCGGCTTAGGCGGCGATATTTGCGTTCACGAGATCATGGCCGAGAGTAAACTTTCTTTTCAATTCCCGCAACATTTACT GGCGATCTGGAtccaagaagaaaaagaattgctACAAGAAGTGGCCGGTATGGGTGAACTACGAGAACCTTGGCACAGCAAACAAGTCGAGCTACTCGATCGTCATCTTCATCTTTTGCATCTTTACTCACAGGCTAAGGAGAACTTGGCTGCCTTTAAAG GGAGTTACTTTAAACGATCGTCGCGGAAAAACGACAGAACGCTCGAATTTGCACCGTTGAATTTACATCTGCAAAGAATTTGGGTCCACAACGACACCCTGAACAAGTGTGGATTTTATGACTTTATCACCGTAGGAGCGTTTACCGCACACTCGCATAAAAGTAAAAATGGAGGTCTCATAAG GCTGTTGCAGGCTCTGAAAGAATCGCCAACGCGCGGCAACCAGTTTTATCAAGGAACATCGAAAATAACGATGGCTCACGATGCCATTCAAGCGATCAAACAACTTCGACGGGACGTGGTCGAAGCGATGCGCGCCCTGATGAAGCTCGCCAAGGCGAAACAAACTAGCGGAATGTTGCCGATTTGCGAAGACATGATCACCAAAACCAGAATCCTTCTTAGTCTTTGGGATCCGGGTTTGGTCGAAGAAGCGTTAACCTTTCTAGAAGAGTACAAGGTAGCCAAAGTTCACGACGACGATGGAAACGAGGATCCTCTAAATTTGGATTTCAAAACGAATCACTCTTTGTCTCCGTTCAAACGAATTACTCAGCAATTAAATTTCGATCTGAAAAGTCCGGATCTGGATGATTTTGTAACTCCCGATACTCCCGAATGCGTTCAAGATTTATGGGTAAAGAGAAGCGAAAATCGAAATGGTTACGCAACTTTGCCCTCGAAAAGCAGCGACGGCTTGAACGCGGACCGGTCAAATTCAAACAACCTCGACCTCGTGGAAAAACATTCCAAGAATACGATACACGAGGAAACGAATCAAAGCGTCGTCGATGATGCGGAAAATAATTACACCGAAAaccagaaagagaaagagaaagaagaaaagaatagggATGATGGAAACGAGGAAGAAAACTCGATTGATAATGATACTGCTGTCATTCGACTtgacaacgacgacgacaacaacgacgacgacgacgacgacgacgacaacaacgacgacaacgacgacaacAACGATGATATCAACGAGGATAAGAACGAAAACAACGGAGAAAGGGAAGAGACGAAAGGCGATATCGATCCGTGCAAACGATTCCTAGACACTCAAAAGATGTGCAATTCACCTTCCGCTAATTATTACAAGCCGACCGACGAACCAGAACCGTGGGACTTGACGCAACTAAACATTGAAGCGAGCGTAATGTGTTTAGTATCGAAGGTAAAGTTTCTTTGCGGAAGATGCAGTAGCCCCGCTGTacgtttaagaaataaaaacagCGTGGGAAGAGCGCAGAGTATGAAGAAATCTGTTGCAACTAATCGTAACAAAAGCGTGAAAGTGGTGACTATTCAGCCAAAAAACGAGGCCAAGAACGAGGAATCCAGCAAGCTTTTAGAAAACGTAGATAATCGTTCAAATTTACGACAATACCCAAGTCCAGTCTCTGAGATGACTATGCCAGCTTTTTCTAAAGCCAAAGAAG TGTGCCAAGCGGTCGATTCGATGACCAGAGTGATCAAGAGCAACAGTACCGGACAAAGAAACAAATTCACCGAGGGTTTGGATTTTGCGTCCATCGTCGATTGGACGAGCGAACTTAGGCCGAGCATGAAGAAATTACGACAAGCAATGGACGGTTTACTGAAAACCGCCAGATTGACGCATTCGGTGTTTCGAGTGCAGGAAGATTCGAAAATGGCTCAGCGAACGTGTAACGTTCGATACAGACGAGACGTGTGCTTCAGCCAGGCG TTAACCAGTTTGGTAACTGGGATAATGGCGAAACTTTGGTGTCAGAGGCCAGATCCTATGTTTCTGTTGATTTTAACCACTCTTGGTCCGTTGGTCTCGTTCGAGGGACTTCTTAGTTATTACGGAGACGAGATAGACATGTGGGGAGACATGACCGTTGCGATCGAAGACACGCATACGGTAACGTTTACGTTAATCAGGTGCGGTATCGAACAAAG GCTGGAAGGGAATTGCAGCGTTCCGTTTCAACAACCGATGCCGCGTGTAGTTGGTTCTCGCGTGGCTCTGACGGTGTTGCTTCCGGTACCGGACGCTATATATTCCTTGCTACCGTTGGTTCCCTCTTCTAGACAAACGATCTCTTTTAACGTAACGCCAGTTTTCTTTAACGTCGGTATCAACGAAATGGCCTCTTTGGCAGAGAGTCTCGGTACGACAAAACCACAGGAAAAGAGTAACATGGATAACTTTGAAagattaaacgaatattatttGCGATTCAAGAAGCTCAATCTACCGACGGAAACGGCATCGACTCGTC TGGGTGCGAGATCGCCGCTTGGTCAAACGTTACCAGAGTTGTTGACCGATCTAAAGGCAAGCGTTCAAGCGAAAGTAAACAAAAAcgtgaaaattttacaattatcgTCGCAAATTTGCCGACGGATGCGCGGATTGAGGTTCACCAGCTGTAAAAGCGCCAAGGACCGTACCGCGATGTCGGTCACTCTGGAGCAAGTAAACATATTGAGCAGCGAGTACCATTTGGCCGAACACGAATACACCAGAGCGCTCGACTGTATGCGAAG cGAGGGTTGTCGACGAGAGAACACTTGGAAGAACATCGGAATACGAAAGTATGCGTTCAACAGTTTGCAAATTCTTACGTTTCCAAAGTTGTATCGTCCGCCGACGGGAACGTATGGATCAGCGCAAacataa
- the LOC117601706 gene encoding inositol polyphosphate-4-phosphatase type I A isoform X1 — translation MRFNKQELLTLATQPSQKFEKEGILYVRERQEGFFRRSESTGKKSDNKCQKGKTHKTLRDLSCVTASTSKVSLERWCRLRGNLLFYFKSREQWSEPLGVIILEQCFVRVEEPSNQMPYGFSIVFDGGLFQMLGANSAEERDSWLQALQLASYECMRSQLLALQQRIEAFSGHKHDTDIQMLRLQRGISTDPAEIPMCEISLACDNLLCDGHGRPPNPVLEIDVQVKGSKTWIKYARTEVVERSSNPGFLTTVSFRGNDGLTSETKARITAFDVRERVSQTATPIGSAIVTLNAIQDTPRLRIPLKSAKTTTVGFLTINVWNLEAEDRGNSTESTPSKEPASGTNQQLLSHRRSQSLPPRLGTKIKLPHQGQLKLLFANPYIQTYRFHSGLGGDICVHEIMAESKLSFQFPQHLLAIWIQEEKELLQEVAGMGELREPWHSKQVELLDRHLHLLHLYSQAKENLAAFKGSYFKRSSRKNDRTLEFAPLNLHLQRIWVHNDTLNKCGFYDFITVGAFTAHSHKSKNGGLIRLLQALKESPTRGNQFYQGTSKITMAHDAIQAIKQLRRDVVEAMRALMKLAKAKQTSGMLPICEDMITKTRILLSLWDPGLVEEALTFLEEYKVAKVHDDDGNEDPLNLDFKTNHSLSPFKRITQQLNFDLKSPDLDDFVTPDTPECVQDLWVKRSENRNGYATLPSKSSDGLNADRSNSNNLDLVEKHSKNTIHEETNQSVVDDAENNYTENQKEKEKEEKNRDDGNEEENSIDNDTAVIRLDNDDDNNDDDDDDDDNNDDNDDNNDDINEDKNENNGEREETKGDIDPCKRFLDTQKMCNSPSANYYKPTDEPEPWDLTQLNIEASVMCLVSKVKFLCGRCSSPAVRLRNKNSVGRAQSMKKSVATNRNKSVKVVTIQPKNEAKNEESSKLLENVDNRSNLRQYPSPVSEMTMPAFSKAKEVCQAVDSMTRVIKSNSTGQRNKFTEGLDFASIVDWTSELRPSMKKLRQAMDGLLKTARLTHSVFRVQEDSKMAQRTCNVRYRRDVCFSQALTSLVTGIMAKLWCQRPDPMFLLILTTLGPLVSFEGLLSYYGDEIDMWGDMTVAIEDTHTVTFTLIRCGIEQRLEGNCSVPFQQPMPRVVGSRVALTVLLPVPDAIYSLLPLVPSSRQTISFNVTPVFFNVGINEMASLAESLGTTKPQEKSNMDNFERLNEYYLRFKKLNLPTETASTRLGARSPLGQTLPELLTDLKASVQAKVNKNVKILQLSSQICRRMRGLRFTSCKSAKDRTAMSVTLEQVNILSSEYHLAEHEYTRALDCMRSEGCRRENTWKNIGIRKYAFNSLQILTFPKLYRPPTGTYGSAQT, via the exons ATGCGATTCAACAAGCAAGAATTGTTGACTCTGGCTACGCAACCTTCGCAAAAATTTGAGAAAGAGGGTATATTGTACGTACGCGAGCGACAAGAAGGCTTCTTTCGCAGATCTGAGA GTACAGGTAAAAAATCAGACAACAAATGTCAAAAGGGAAAAACGCATAAGACACTGCGAGACCTCAGTTGCGTTACAGCCAGTACGAGTAAAG TAAGTTTGGAGAGATGGTGCAGATTACGAGGCAATCTcttgttttatttcaaatcGCGAGAACAGTGGTCGGAACCGTTGGGAGTAATAATATTGGAACAATGTTTCGTTCGAGTAGAAGAACCGAGCAATCAGATGCCATATGGATTCAGCATAG TGTTCGACGGAGGTTTGTTTCAAATGTTGGGCGCCAACTCGGCCGAAGAGAGAGACAGTTGGTTGCAGGCTCTTCAGTTGGCCAGCTACGAATGCATGAGAAGTCAATTGTTGGCGTTGCAGCAACGAATAGAAGCGTTTAGCGGTCACAAGCACGATACGGATATTCAAATGTTGCGACTACAACGTGGCATATCAACAG ATCCCGCCGAAATACCAATGTGCGAGATATCATTGGCCTGCGACAATCTACTTTGCGATGGTCACGGTCGACCACCTAATCCGGTTCTCGAGATAGACGTTCAAGTAAAAGGTTCGAAGACGTGGATCAAGTACGCGCGAACAGAAGTAGTCGAG CGAAGCAGCAATCCCGGTTTCTTAACGACCGTCAGCTTCAGAGGTAACGACGGTTTAACCAGCGAAACGAAAGCAAGGATAACCGCGTTCGATGTCAGGGAACGAGTGAGCCAAACCGCAACCCCGATAGGAAGCGCTATCGTCACTCTGAACGCGATCCAAGACACGCCCAG ATTGAGGATACCTTTAAAGTCCGCGAAAACCACCACCGTTGGTTTCTTAACGATCAACGTATGGAATTTAGAGGCGGAGGACAGAGGAAACAGTACGGAGAGTACACCGTCGAAGGAACCTGCGTCTGGAACGAATCAACAG CTACTTTCGCACAGACGGTCCCAATCGTTGCCACCTAGACTGGGAACAAAAATCAAGTTGCCCCATCAGGGCCAACTGAAACTTCTTTTTGCCAATCCATATATACAAACTTACAG ATTTCACTCCGGCTTAGGCGGCGATATTTGCGTTCACGAGATCATGGCCGAGAGTAAACTTTCTTTTCAATTCCCGCAACATTTACT GGCGATCTGGAtccaagaagaaaaagaattgctACAAGAAGTGGCCGGTATGGGTGAACTACGAGAACCTTGGCACAGCAAACAAGTCGAGCTACTCGATCGTCATCTTCATCTTTTGCATCTTTACTCACAGGCTAAGGAGAACTTGGCTGCCTTTAAAG GGAGTTACTTTAAACGATCGTCGCGGAAAAACGACAGAACGCTCGAATTTGCACCGTTGAATTTACATCTGCAAAGAATTTGGGTCCACAACGACACCCTGAACAAGTGTGGATTTTATGACTTTATCACCGTAGGAGCGTTTACCGCACACTCGCATAAAAGTAAAAATGGAGGTCTCATAAG GCTGTTGCAGGCTCTGAAAGAATCGCCAACGCGCGGCAACCAGTTTTATCAAGGAACATCGAAAATAACGATGGCTCACGATGCCATTCAAGCGATCAAACAACTTCGACGGGACGTGGTCGAAGCGATGCGCGCCCTGATGAAGCTCGCCAAGGCGAAACAAACTAGCGGAATGTTGCCGATTTGCGAAGACATGATCACCAAAACCAGAATCCTTCTTAGTCTTTGGGATCCGGGTTTGGTCGAAGAAGCGTTAACCTTTCTAGAAGAGTACAAGGTAGCCAAAGTTCACGACGACGATGGAAACGAGGATCCTCTAAATTTGGATTTCAAAACGAATCACTCTTTGTCTCCGTTCAAACGAATTACTCAGCAATTAAATTTCGATCTGAAAAGTCCGGATCTGGATGATTTTGTAACTCCCGATACTCCCGAATGCGTTCAAGATTTATGGGTAAAGAGAAGCGAAAATCGAAATGGTTACGCAACTTTGCCCTCGAAAAGCAGCGACGGCTTGAACGCGGACCGGTCAAATTCAAACAACCTCGACCTCGTGGAAAAACATTCCAAGAATACGATACACGAGGAAACGAATCAAAGCGTCGTCGATGATGCGGAAAATAATTACACCGAAAaccagaaagagaaagagaaagaagaaaagaatagggATGATGGAAACGAGGAAGAAAACTCGATTGATAATGATACTGCTGTCATTCGACTtgacaacgacgacgacaacaacgacgacgacgacgacgacgacgacaacaacgacgacaacgacgacaacAACGATGATATCAACGAGGATAAGAACGAAAACAACGGAGAAAGGGAAGAGACGAAAGGCGATATCGATCCGTGCAAACGATTCCTAGACACTCAAAAGATGTGCAATTCACCTTCCGCTAATTATTACAAGCCGACCGACGAACCAGAACCGTGGGACTTGACGCAACTAAACATTGAAGCGAGCGTAATGTGTTTAGTATCGAAGGTAAAGTTTCTTTGCGGAAGATGCAGTAGCCCCGCTGTacgtttaagaaataaaaacagCGTGGGAAGAGCGCAGAGTATGAAGAAATCTGTTGCAACTAATCGTAACAAAAGCGTGAAAGTGGTGACTATTCAGCCAAAAAACGAGGCCAAGAACGAGGAATCCAGCAAGCTTTTAGAAAACGTAGATAATCGTTCAAATTTACGACAATACCCAAGTCCAGTCTCTGAGATGACTATGCCAGCTTTTTCTAAAGCCAAAGAAG TGTGCCAAGCGGTCGATTCGATGACCAGAGTGATCAAGAGCAACAGTACCGGACAAAGAAACAAATTCACCGAGGGTTTGGATTTTGCGTCCATCGTCGATTGGACGAGCGAACTTAGGCCGAGCATGAAGAAATTACGACAAGCAATGGACGGTTTACTGAAAACCGCCAGATTGACGCATTCGGTGTTTCGAGTGCAGGAAGATTCGAAAATGGCTCAGCGAACGTGTAACGTTCGATACAGACGAGACGTGTGCTTCAGCCAGGCG TTAACCAGTTTGGTAACTGGGATAATGGCGAAACTTTGGTGTCAGAGGCCAGATCCTATGTTTCTGTTGATTTTAACCACTCTTGGTCCGTTGGTCTCGTTCGAGGGACTTCTTAGTTATTACGGAGACGAGATAGACATGTGGGGAGACATGACCGTTGCGATCGAAGACACGCATACGGTAACGTTTACGTTAATCAGGTGCGGTATCGAACAAAG GCTGGAAGGGAATTGCAGCGTTCCGTTTCAACAACCGATGCCGCGTGTAGTTGGTTCTCGCGTGGCTCTGACGGTGTTGCTTCCGGTACCGGACGCTATATATTCCTTGCTACCGTTGGTTCCCTCTTCTAGACAAACGATCTCTTTTAACGTAACGCCAGTTTTCTTTAACGTCGGTATCAACGAAATGGCCTCTTTGGCAGAGAGTCTCGGTACGACAAAACCACAGGAAAAGAGTAACATGGATAACTTTGAAagattaaacgaatattatttGCGATTCAAGAAGCTCAATCTACCGACGGAAACGGCATCGACTCGTC TGGGTGCGAGATCGCCGCTTGGTCAAACGTTACCAGAGTTGTTGACCGATCTAAAGGCAAGCGTTCAAGCGAAAGTAAACAAAAAcgtgaaaattttacaattatcgTCGCAAATTTGCCGACGGATGCGCGGATTGAGGTTCACCAGCTGTAAAAGCGCCAAGGACCGTACCGCGATGTCGGTCACTCTGGAGCAAGTAAACATATTGAGCAGCGAGTACCATTTGGCCGAACACGAATACACCAGAGCGCTCGACTGTATGCGAAG cGAGGGTTGTCGACGAGAGAACACTTGGAAGAACATCGGAATACGAAAGTATGCGTTCAACAGTTTGCAAATTCTTACGTTTCCAAAGTTGTATCGTCCGCCGACGGGAACGTATGGATCAGCGCAAacataa
- the LOC117601850 gene encoding protein scabrous, whose translation MLVLPRRVASRTRYTDLGKMKLETCSFWITLIVIGAVKKEIGAEENAFDAIRSLREQVNALLDHRQQDYNALEGSLKRAIEKNTELFVLKDEVKELRKEVIALRGGGNGNEAKNEKLRVRWLGNAVTELRGEVAEVLRTRNASEEFAERSRMRGELALVKGDVAAVGRGVRNLGGRIAKIEAVLGTIRIDIAAVKERFSLLSRSCADIASQLSTVQMEVKSLRCESSILANGNTVSGNSVTIERDEKLEEDKRESVRRGRNRIEQELARRKLAKRQRTRVVDRLNSLERKISSTTERRVRLEKRVAYENERWSKLFERVEKLEKVQGELSRQLSNVSENAISRKSIGESLGTRLIEWLRALEEAVETNNSSTKQELVRLGVNAARKAAELSLTREELNNLRRTVQALSVTASRLQERSDSNLATSNNWTFEQQLDEEDRYHLIRQDLPENCAENELEDGPRVLRGRTSRAMLVFCRKGWLVISRRIDGSLDFDRTWNEYSIGFGSPVTEYWIGNEILHRLTRDNCTSLRIDLLDMNGQRWRAEYPRFAVESKENGYKLRVYGYRGNATDALSYQNGMPFSAKDVDMDASTSHCAKNYHGGWWFSRCQHANLNGKYSLGLTWFRSDSNRWMSIASAEMSIRQSLDDCRSR comes from the exons ATGTTGGTActgccgcgtcgcgtcgcgtcgcgtacaCGTTATACCGATCTTGGAAAAATGAAGTTGGAAACGTGCTCATTCTGGATTACATTGATCGTAATTGGTgcggtaaaaaaagaaattggcgCTGAGGAAAATGCGTTTGACGCGATACGATCGTTACGAGAACAAGTGAACGCTCTGCTGGATCACCGTCAACAGGATTACAACGCCTTGGAGGGTAGTTTGAAGCGCGCGATCGAAAAAAACACAGAATTGTTCGTGTTGAAGGACGAGGTAAAAGAACTGAG AAAGGAAGTAATCGCTCTTCGAGGGGGCGGTAACGGAAACGAGGCGAAGAACGAAAAGTTGCGAGTGAGATGGCTAGGAAATGCGGTTACCGAGCTTCGAGGCGAAGTAGCGGAGGTTCTTCGTACGAGGAATGCAAGCGAAGAGTTTGCCGAGAGATCGAGGATGAGAGGAGAGCTTGCCCTGGTGAAGGGGGACGTTGCCGCGGTCGGCAGAGGAGTCCGAAATCTTGGCGGTAGAATCGCCAAGATCGAAGCCGTACTTGGAACGATTCGTATCGATATCGCGGCGGTCAAAGAACGTTTTAGTCTGCTTTCTCGCAGCTGTGCCGATATCGCCAGTCAG TTGAGCACAGTTCAAATGGAAGTAAAATCTTTGAGGTGCGAATCCTCAATATTGGCCAATGGCAATACGGTCAGTGGCAACTCGGTGACGATCGAACGGGATGAAAAGTTGGAGGAAGATAAGAGAGAAAGCGTAAGAAGAGGAAGGAATCGGATAGAGCAGGAGCTCGCTCGGCGTAAGTTGGCGAAAAGGCAGCGAACGCGAGTCGTCGATCGGTTAAACAGTTTGGAACGCAAAATCTCTTCGACGACGGAGAGACGAGTGAGATTGGAAAAACGGGTCGCGTACGAAAATGAACGATGGTCAAAGTTGTTTGAACGCGTGGAGAAGTTGGAGAAAGTTCAAGGGGAGTTGTCTCGGCAACTTTCGAACGTGAGCGAGAACGCGATATCGAGGAAGAGTATCGGCGAATCGCTCGGTACGCGGCTGATCGAGTGGCTGCGAGCTCTCGAAGAAGCCGTCGAGACGAACAATTCGTCGACGAAGCAGGAATTGGTACGACTCGGCGTGAACGCCGCTCGAAAGGCTGCTGAACTATCCTTGACTAGGGAGGAGTTGAACAATTTGCGTCGAACCGTTCAAGCGTTGAGCGTTACCGCCTCCAGGCTTCAAGAGAGAAGCGATTCGAACTTGGCGACGAGCAACAACTGGACGTTCGAGCAACAACTCGACGAGGAAGATCGATATCATTTGATCAGGCAGGATCTACCGGAAAACTGCGCGGAAAACGAGCTCGAGGACGGACCGAGAGTGTTGCGTGGACGAACGAGCAGAGCGATGTTGGTGTTTTGCCGCAAAGGGTGGTTAGTGATCAGCCGTCGAATCGATGGGAGCTTGGACTTTGATCGTACCTGGAACGAGTATTCGATTGGTTTCGGTTCACCCGTTACCGAATACTGGATCGGCAACGAGATCCTTCATCGACTGACTCGCGATAATTGTACCAGCTTGCGCATCGACCTGTTGGATATGAACGGGCAACGTTGGCGCGCCGAGTACCCACGGTTCGCGGTCGAATCGAAAGAAAACGGGTACAAGTTGCGCGTTTACGGTTATCGCGGGAACGCAACCGACGCTCTCTCCTATCAGAACGGAATGCCCTTCAGCGCGAAAGACGTCGACATGGACGCGAGTACGAGCCACTGCGCTAAAAACTACCACGGTGGATGGTGGTTTAGTCGGTGTCAACACGCTAATCTGAACGGTAAATACTCGTTGGGTTTGACGTGGTTCCGATCCGACAGCAATCGTTGGATGTCGATCGCCTCCGCGGAGATGTCGattcgtcaaagtctcgacgactGCCGATCgcgatag